A genomic segment from Aspergillus puulaauensis MK2 DNA, chromosome 1, nearly complete sequence encodes:
- a CDS encoding uncharacterized protein (COG:S;~EggNog:ENOG410Q0UB;~SECRETED:SignalP(1-21)), producing MRYLPLVHVCLLTFAARLVAAAVIPAPADTPVLPSSGTVNDDDAANNADCIPGKTCDIFNPNPPKAPAGGSLETVPMITTTDAFGNTITAAAGTNNPVPPRPTADETNLSITMINGNTPVIADPIPPAPPSSLTVGNAVASPDCDDQAIPDPAPGVPAADQVYTTTDVRGNVFTVPAWLPQPSEHHQADALATKYSRIPVISDPVPAQPTTDAAGNPIGTPSNDTPFVDPPPEGLPTMDSGVVNDPVTPHKIYGDGHIMTPIMPVDMATTTRPHYTRPTQIVNSEGQTVQIDARPPRPASVDTSGLDPTFVDPIPRAVPSDIQVFVDPVPPAPPNGNVPVYVDPIPPAIPTNVKFFVDPIPPAAPSDIQVFVDPVPPAPPNGNVPVYVDPIPPAPPNADADPTKLLGPRQATDNEAAQVNQVNQVKRQNQTSPSSATPTSTRREPCGANICGGNDCARGSATWATVAPINCLRIPTNTARAQPTGPTRKDYLVQHSKESSSNSPSSPLMDYPKQSKQVDDYLLAMLVKFNARRTWYVNAKNDISGKWYGFEDYKTAAGLSRLYGCTAVFIVSKQGVYVSHIYESPIFVREPAPGQFVPTSDSYFRKATFETLVHGQKNTQSDFLEPIERLVGKKEKPGPLHFTNQPKIFIVTPFQNLDDASGPIMYPEKVEWLSNTLYGYLYPSGSAEYSQEPVTLPYKIPTVVMSEDIKNTDGKAKMEASKLIRYDRVGDKLIPVGRWRLWVNRIELATWEFSGTIEKPIGEQAKNSNDPAYAGICPVSESTPTTTASSSSTSSAQVSSLSDLPLPLPFNQSQIQSKGCIMSKSSQEPPKFDVDLIEQLAYTITRLPANAKLIDFGKYNHTIPWDAGKPLDNNNNKPWYEAEIKLADDCTGGPQNAHWPMELYSADDIIRDIFFDIFFRTLDEWKRCGDNIVGRKMQYGCLVYSAWCNGCSDY from the exons ATGAGATACCTTCCCCTGGTGCATGTTTGTCTCTTGACCTTTGCTGCTCGGCTcgtagcagcagcagtcatcCCTGCTCCAGCTGATACTCCCGTCCTGCCCTCTTCCGGCACTGTCAACGATGACGATGCTGCTAACAACGCCGACTGCATTCCCGGGAAGACCTGTGACATTTTCAATCCCAATCCTCCAAAGGCTCCTGCTGGAGGTTCCTTGGAGACTGTGCCCATGATCACCACCACTGATGCGTTCGGAAACACTATCACCGCAGCTGCCGGTACCAACAACCCAGTCCCTCCACGCCCTACCGCAGACGAGACCAACCTCAGTATCACCATGATAAATGGAAACACTCCCGTTATTGCAGACCCCATTCCACCTGCGCCTCCTTCGAGCCTAACAGTCGGGAATGCAGTTGCCTCTCCTGATTGTGACGATCAAGCTATACCAGACCCGGCCCCTGGTGTCCCTGCTGCAGACCAGGTGTACACCACAACTGATGTACGCGGTAATGTATTCACAGTCCCTGCCTGGCTCCCCCAGCCAAGTGAACACCATCAGGCAGACGCCCTCGCCACGAAATATTCGCGGATTCCTGTTATATCAGACCCAGTCCCTGCACAGCCTACAACCGACGCAGCAGGGAACCCCATCGGAACACCCAGCAATGATACACCCTTTGTCGATCCACCCCCAGAGGGTCTTCCTACTATGGACTCTGGAGTGGTGAACGATCCTGTCACGCCTCACAAAATATATGGAGATGGCCACATCATGACGCCTATAATGCCGGTGGATATGGCCACCACCACGCGCCCTCATTACACGAGGCCCACACAGATTGTGAATAGCGAGGGCCAGACCGTTCAGATTGACGCCAGGCCTCCCCGTCCTGCATCGGTCGATACTTCAGGCCTTGATCCTACTTTTGTTGATCCTATCCCTCGGGCTGTTCCATCTGATATCCAAGTCTTCGTTGACCCCgttcctccagcacctccaaaCGGCAATGTCCCGGTATACGTTGatcccattcctccggcTATTCCAACCAATGTCAAATTCTTTGTTGatcccattcctccggcTGCTCCATCTGATATCCAAGTATTTGTTGATCCCgttcctccagcacctccaaaCGGCAATGTACCAGTATACGTTGatcccattcctccggcCCCTCCAAACGCCGATGCAGATCCTACAAAGCTTCTTGGACCAAGGCAAGCTACGGATAACGAGGCCGCCCAGGTCAATCAGGTCAATCAGGTCAAACGCCAAAATCAAACGTCGCCATCGTCAGCCACCCCTACCAGCACTCGACGAGAGCCTTGTGGGGCAAATATCTGCGGCGGTAACGATTGTGCAAGAGGGTCCGCAACATGGGCGACCGTCGCCCCAATCAACTGCCTCAGGATCCCAACCAACACAGCCCGCGCACAACCCACGGGACCAACCCGCAAGGACTACCTCGTCCAGCACAGTAAAGAATCATCTTCCAactccccatccagcccaCTCATGGACTATCCTaaacagagcaaacaggTAGACGACTACCTCCTCGCCATGCTCGTCAAGTTCAACGCAAGGCGGACCTGGTACGTGAACGCCAAAAACGACATCAGCGGGAAATGGTACGGATTCGAGGACTACAAGACCGCCGCCGGTCTATCCAGGCTGTACGGGTGCACGgctgtcttcatcgtctcgaaGCAGGGCGTATACGTCTCGCATATCTACGAAAGCCCTATATTTGTGCGGGAGCCGGCGCCTGGACAGTTCGTGCCTACGTCCGATTCGTATTTCCGGAAAGCGACGTTTGAGACGCTGGTTCATGGGCAGAAGAATACCCAGTCGGACTTCCTAGAGCCGATTGAGCGCCTTGTcggcaagaaggagaagcctgGTCCGTTGCATTTCACCAACCAGCCGAAGATATTTATTGTGACGCCGTTCCAGAATCTGGATGATGCGAGTGGGCCGATCATGTACCCTGAAAAGGTGGAGTGGCTGTCCAACACGCTGTATGGGTATCTGTATCCGTCTGGATCAGCGGAGTATTCCCAGGAGCCCGTGACTCTGCCGTATAAAATCCCAACGGTAGTTATGTCTGAGGATATCAAGAATACCGATGGTAAGGCGAAAATGGAAGCCAGCAAGCTCATCCGCTATGACCGCGTCGGAGACAAGCTTATCCCTGTTGGCCGCTGGCGGCTATGGGTTAATAGAATCGAGCTGGCTACTTGGGAGTTCTCAGGAACAATAGAGAAGCCAATTGGCGAGCAGGCTAAGAATTCCAATGATCCAGCATATGCAGGCATATGTCCGGTGTCGGAATCGACTCCCACGACGACAGcgagttcgagttcgacCTCATCCGCCCAG GTATCCAGCCTTTCAGATCTCCCGCTGCCCCTGCCATTCAACCAaagccagatccagagcaaGGGCTGCATCATGTCGAAATCGTCCCAGGAACCCCCTAAATTCGACGTAGACCTGATCGAACAACTCGCGTACACGATCACCCGCCTACCAGCCAACGCCAAACTCATCGATTTCGGCAAGTACAATCATACTATCCCATGGGACGCCGGGAAGCCCTtggacaacaacaacaacaagccGTGGTATGAGGCCGAGATCAAGTTGGCGGATGATTGCACCGGTGGGCCGCAGAATGCGCATTGGCCGATGGAGCTCTATAGTGCTGATGATATCATTCGTGATATCTTTTTTGATATCTTTTTCAGGACCTTGGATGAGTGGAAGAGGTGCGGGGACAATATTGTTGGCCGGAAGATGCAGTATGGTTGTTTGGTGTATAGCGCTTGGTGCAATGGGTGCTCTGACTATTGA
- a CDS encoding intradiol ring-cleavage dioxygenase (COG:Q;~EggNog:ENOG410PIXU;~InterPro:IPR000627,IPR015889;~PFAM:PF00775;~SECRETED:SignalP(1-20);~go_function: GO:0003824 - catalytic activity [Evidence IEA];~go_function: GO:0005506 - iron ion binding [Evidence IEA];~go_function: GO:0008199 - ferric iron binding [Evidence IEA];~go_function: GO:0016702 - oxidoreductase activity, acting on single donors with incorporation of molecular oxygen, incorporation of two atoms of oxygen [Evidence IEA];~go_process: GO:0006725 - cellular aromatic compound metabolic process [Evidence IEA];~go_process: GO:0055114 - oxidation-reduction process [Evidence IEA]) — protein sequence MQLISLTKVAILGMAALAAAHPGAHEVSSMTHAEKRSFLVNAKRSLGQCADRLERRGVSARIEARRAEQYEFYRRQALATRAYNPSVNVSHHSPLQVNSDASADQLFAKDPVCILSPEGEIGPFWVRGELVRSNVRDGEAGVPVILDGQFIDVETCEPIKDLYWDVWNCNSTGVYSGVQSDMNGSGSGDASNLNKTFLRGIQKTDEDGVAQFQSLFPGHYDGRATHVHVVAHVGAHELANKTVTGGHVAHIGQLFFDQDLITEVEALYPYNTNTVDITKNADDHVVQDETEDTASDPFFEYALLGDKVQDGIFAWITLGVNVSQSYETSYAASLTGAGGVSNSNSQPGGAVDF from the coding sequence ATGCAGCTTATTTCCTTGACCAAAGTGGCCATCCTCGGCATGGCTGCACTCGCTGCCGCTCATCCCGGTGCCCACGAGGTCAGCTCCATGACACACGCAGAGAAGAGATCATTCCTGGTCAACGCCAAGCGCAGTCTCGGACAATGCGCTGATCGCCTCGAACGCCGCGGCGTCAGCGCTCGCATCGAAGCCCGTCGCGCCGAGCAGTACGAGTTCTACCGCCGTCAAGCCCTCGCAACGCGCGCCTACAACCCGTCTGTCAATGTCTCCCACCACTCTCCTCTCCAAGTCAACTCGGACGCCTCCGCGGACCAGCTCTTCGCCAAGGACCCCGTCTGCATTCTCTCGCCCGAGGGCGAAATCGGCCCGTTCTGGGTTCGGGGCGAGCTTGTTCGCTCGAACGTCCGGGACGGCGAGGCCGGTGTCCCCGTTATCCTGGACGGCCAGTTCATCGACGTCGAGACCTGCGAGCCTATCAAGGATCTGTACTGGGATGTCTGGAACTGCAACTCCACTGGTGTTTACTCCGGCGTGCAGAGCGACATGAACGGCAGCGGGTCCGGCGATGCCTCCAACCTGAACAAGACCTTCTTGCGCGGTATCCAGAAGACAGATGAAGACGGCGTCGCCCAGTTCCAGTCTCTGTTCCCTGGTCACTACGATGGTCGCGCTACGCACGTCCACGTCGTTGCGCATGTAGGCGCGCACGAACTCGCCAACAAGACCGTCACTGGCGGCCACGTCGCGCACATCGGACAGCTGTTCTTCGACCAGGACTTGATTACCGAAGTCGAGGCTCTTTACCCTTATAACACCAACACGGTCGATATTACCAAGAACGCCGACGACCACGTTGTCCAGGACGAGACTGAGGATACGGCCTCCGATCCATTTTTCGAGTATGCGCTGCTTGGAGATAAAGTGCAGGATGGGATTTTTGCTTGGATTACCCTCGGTGTTAATGTCTCGCAGAGCTATGAGACTAGCTATGCTGCTTCTCTGACTGGGGCGGGTGGTGTCTCGAACTCGAACAGCCAGCCGGGTGGTGCTGTCGATTTCTAG
- a CDS encoding uncharacterized protein (COG:M;~EggNog:ENOG410PY8W;~InterPro:IPR002110,IPR036770,IPR025676,IPR020683;~PFAM:PF12796,PF00023,PF13637,PF13606,PF14420;~go_function: GO:0005515 - protein binding [Evidence IEA]) — protein sequence MADDSWDAHRAEIEQLYIQDNKTLKCIAEFMSSKGFRKTKSQYETQFKKWGLRKKQTVPRNTDWNFIAKRVEKRKRLGKENEVVIDGETIPSEKVRKLQYGKMFVSTADRFSGYGAPSPKTPEGVVVRTPSSSIASLDQAWCGGLSLTWNASLPWLQFTKLLQFNQDQHRPALSPVIPIPLSSEVSVQPDVEKAELIQRLAYAFPSKIRSQLRYMDIDSRIRAMLTVLMPEEYEGQHQLTQTNRLSIELYILSNNLEVNDRNGYRIFVSIRAHNERLLAMIRTFGWHKGRQFKSLLASREPTVEAIVEKVFASAVFQVDIEVVKLILEAGMDPNSLIKAVSGGLFIPLQWAATVTNNRAAEMAEVLISHNADIELRYGGSSALFRAIANKNMEVIEVLLRHNVVVSLPSLAEATGIDNATLFEKLFTSCSDVNSLIYNTTIMDYRPQRGNITLLGAAARSGRLRIIEIILRRCPSLVNPRELEATGGADYFSPISVAIANNNTYALKALLDAGVDTNFVNGCERPIIEQALAKYGNRAYKILVKSGYTITHQPMSYKRLSVLMRLCIAGKVNYTIEQLIGEIARPSYNFTEWSGEVLAEAINNNEPLVIGLLLDFGATIDPNKVIGTWDEGTARYLDTRGALQAILDENGPKILLKALELGKWDLAQWLVIRAPVLLDESLYSRNTPLSIAASSKQAGLVKFMLKHGARVTDHALFMATKRIKKDAYIGEVSSDEGFEVLRILLSHFSGPAPTAIAEAEYGRPDIESTDKGTDQDIYLLELLLSEGVEPTGTPEAVAGENWYGLHEPQSALEIVARSGNRMALEILTQTPYNWGAKALGRALATACSLPNEGLIDRILKHKPNMNEEIGFWRYLPGSPYWKSLVTFSTALQGAVRKQSVSVVRKLLGFADTDINYAAKGAYGRTALQYAVENGNVELVMILLNHGADINSVPAEYGGATALQLAAIQGYLGLARRLIDLGANVNAAGADIEGRTALEGAAEHGRVDMVHMLLDEGALIFGDAGEKQYKNAVQRARGNGHYAVARMLEAFKNKVEQSAFQVPGMFVDGWSEVSEEEKDLIV from the exons ATGGCCGACGACAGTTGGGATGCCCACAGGGCAGAGATTGAACAGCTTTACATCCAAGACAATAAGACTCTTAAATGCATTGCAGAGTTCATGTCCAGCAAGGGCTTCCGAAAGAC CAAATCGCAATACGAAACCCAATTCAAGAAATGGGGCCTTCGCAAAAAGCAGACAGTGCCGCGTAATACCGACTGGAACTTCATTGCAAAGCGGGTTGAGAAGCGAAAGCGGCTCGGCAAAGAAAACGAGGTAGTTATTGATGGGGAAACAATCCCTTCTGAAAAGGTCAGGAAGCTACAATACGGGAAGATGTTTGTGTCGACAGCGGACAGATTCTCTGGATATGGAG CACCGTCCCCAAAAACACCGGAAGGGGTAGTTGTTCGGAcgccgtcttcttccatTGCCAGCTTGGACCAGGCATGGTGTGGAGGCCTGAGTCTGACCTGGAATGCGTCTCTTCCATGGCTTCAATTCACCAAACTCTTGCAGTTCAACCAGGATCAGC ACCGGCCAGCCTTATCGCCTGTCATACCTATTCCCCTTTCCAGTGAAGTCTCTGTTCAACCTGATGTGGAGAAAGCTGAGTTAATACAGCGCCTGGCATATGCGTTTCCTTCGAAGATCAGATCCCAGTTGCGTTACATGGATATCGACTCGAGAATAAGAGCCATGCTCACCGTGCTCATGCCAGAAGAATACGAAGGGCAGCACCAGTTGACCCAAACAAACCGTTTGAGCATAgaactttatatattatccaACAACCTAGAAGTAAACGATAGGAACGGGTATCGGATATTCGTCAGCATCAGGGCACATAACGAACGTCTCTTGGCCATGATTCGAACCTTTGGCTGGCACAAGGGACGTCAATTTAAATCTCTTCTAGCAAGCCGAGAGCCAACGGTCGAGGCTATAGTGGAGAAGGTCTTCGCAAGCGCGGTATTCCAGGTGGACATAGAGGTTGTGAAGCTGATTCTCGAAGCTGGGATGGATCCGAACTCCCTGATCAAAGCTGTGAGTGGCGGGTTATTCATACCCCTGCAGTGGGCTGCCACTGTCACAAACAACAGAGCGGCGGAGATGGCCGAGGTGCTCATCTCCCATAACGCTGATATTGAATTGCGATATGGTGGCAGCTCCGCTCTATTTCGGGCCATTGCCAACAAGAACATGGAGGTAATCGAGGTGTTACTGCGCCATAATGTTGTTGTCAGCCTCCCCAGCCTGGCAGAGGCGACGGGGATCGATAATGCAACACTCTTCGAAAAGCTTTTCACATCTTGCTCTGATGTAAACAGCTTGATCTACAACACAACGATCATGGATTATCGACCGCAACGTGGCAATATTACGCTCctaggagcagcagcaagatctGGACGGCTTAGAATTATTGAGATCATACTACGGCGTTGTCCAAGCCTTGTCAACCCCAGGGAGCTGGAGGCCACAGGCGGAGCAGACTATTTCTCTCCTATTTCAGTCGCCATCGcgaacaacaacacctaTGCCCTGAAGGCTCTTTTAGACGCTGGTGTTGATACAAACTTCGTAAATGGATGCGAAAGACCAATAATTGAACAGGCATTGGCGAAATATGGAAATAGAGCATACAAAATCCTGGTGAAAAGTGGTTACACAATCACTCATCAACCAATGTCGTATAAACGACTTAGTGTATTAATGAGGTTGTGTATTGCAGGGAAAGTAAATTACACCATTGAGCAGCTCATTGGCGAAATTGCACGGCCGAGTTACAATTTCACTGAGTGGTCTGGGGAGGTGCTCGCAGAggccatcaacaacaatgaaCCCCTAGTCATTGGCCTGTTGCTGGATTTTGGAGCTACAATTGACCCAAATAAAGTGATCGGTACCTGGGATGAAGGGACTGCACGGTATCTGGACACACGGGGAGCTCTACAGGCTATTCTCGATGAAAATGGTCCCAAAATCCTGTTGAAAGCATTGGAGTTGGGGAAATGGGACCTGGCACAGTGGCTCGTTATTCGTGCCCCTGTTCTCCTGGATGAAAGCCTATATTCACGGAATACGCCACTATCCATTGCAGCATCCAGCAAACAAGCCGGCCTAGTCAAGTTCATGCTAAAACATGGCGCTAGGGTGACTGACCATGCCCTTTTCATGGCGACAAAGCGGATCAAGAAGGATGCTTACATTGGTGAAGTGTCATCAGATGAAGGTTTCGAAGTTCTCAGGATCCTATTAAGCCACTTTAGCGGCCCTGCCCCCACCGCAATCGCAGAGGCAGAGTATGGTCGCCCTGACATTGAGAGTACAGATAAGGGCACGGACCAGGATATCTATCTGTTGGAGCTCCTGCTATCGGAAGGCGTGGAGCCCACGGGTACTCCGGAAGCAGTCGCCGGTGAAAACTGGTATGGCCTCCATGAGCCACAGTCAGCCCTGGAAATTGTGGCACGAAGCGGCAACCGAATGGCCCTGGAAATCCTAACCCAGACCCCCTACAACTGGGGCGCAAAGGCTTTGGGCCGGGCCTTGGCTACGGCATGTAGTCTTCCTAACGAAGGCCTCATTGACCGGATTCTCAAGCACAAGCCAAATATGAACGAGGAGATTGGCTTTTGGAGATATCTACCAGGTTCACCGTATTGGAAAAGCCTCGTAACCTTCAGTACCGCTCTGCAAGGCGCAGTGAGAAAGCAAAGCGTGTCAGTCGTCCGTAAGCTCCTCGGATTCGCCGATACTGATATCAATTACGCTGCAAAAGGGGCCTATGGTCGTACAGCCTTGCAGTATGCCGTGGAAAATGGAAATGTGGAATTGGTAATGATACTTCTCAACCATGGGGCAGATATTAACAGTGTACCTGCGGAATATGGAGGTGCTACCGCATTACAATTGGCGGCCATTCAAGGATATTTAGGCCTTGCTCGCCGGCTTATTGACCTCGGTGCAAACGTTAATGCTGCAGGAGCGGATATCGAGGGAAGAACAGCTCTTGAAGGTGCGGCGGAACATGGTCGGGTTGACATGGTGCATATGCTCCTTGACGAGGGGGCATTGATATTCGGGGAcgctggcgagaagcaaTATAAGAATGCGGTGCAACGAGCAAGGGGAAACGGACACTACGCAGTAGCGAGGATGTTGGAGGCGTTCAAGAACAAGGTGGAACAAAGCGCTTTTCAGGTCCCTGGCATGTTTGTTGACGGTTGGAGTGAGGtttctgaagaagagaaagattTAATCGTATAA
- a CDS encoding C2H2-type zinc finger protein (InterPro:IPR036236,IPR013087): MDPPSSYNVADINNNDTTNFMAMWQDTIEPQSHPLHFNLPEEMFFWNDIPLTNNGLAGSMMPGPAHGTNPPVIDLTESTPEPSQSPSGTYLGRLYTDSSSFSPESSLLLRQGETPSTVVEDNRLFEPQRSTRSITRTNSHSSNSTPSSSRLYKCEWRDCHTPGHFHRELDLVRHLRTVHISPDKYPCDGCDKTFGRKDHLNGHRKKHHGSARSSASA, encoded by the exons ATGGATCCGCCATCGAGCTATAACGTCgccgacatcaacaacaatgacACAACAAACTTTATGGCCATGTGGCAGGACACTATCGAGCCTCAGTCACATCCTCTGCACTTTAACCTGCCCGAAGAAATGTTCTTTTGGAATGACATTCCATTGACCAACAACGGACTCGCAGGCAGTATGATGCCTGGCCCAGCGCACGGAACAAACCCTCCAGTCATCGACCTAACCGAATCTACCCCAGAGCCCTCTCAAAGTCCCAGTGGCACTTACTTGGGGAGACTCTACACGGACTCATCATCCTTCAGCCCGGAGTCTTCTCTCCTACTTCGCCAAGGAGAGACTCCGTCAACAGTCGTGGAAGACAACCGCCTGTTTGAGCCACAGCGAAGCACTAGAAGCATTACCCGCACCAATAGCCACTCATCGAA CAGCACCCCATCCTCCAGCCGTCTCTACAAATGCGAGTGGCGAGACTGCCACACTCCTGGCCATTTTCACCGCGAATTAGACCTTGTCCGACACCTTCGAACGGTGCATATTTCACCAGACAAGTATCCGTGCGATGGTTGCGACAAGACATTTGGGCGGAAAGACCATCTGAACGGGCACCGAAAAAAGCACCATGGGTCCGCGCGCTCCTCTGCGAGTGCATAG
- a CDS encoding FAD-dependent oxidoreductase (COG:U;~EggNog:ENOG410Q2GH;~InterPro:IPR036188,IPR002938;~PFAM:PF01494;~go_function: GO:0071949 - FAD binding [Evidence IEA]), with amino-acid sequence MSSPKQISIAIIGGGPGGLGTAIALSELPYVSVKLYEQAPEPREVGAGITISRNGWNVLRLLGAADGVKGAKQGHSWQRNGRTGEPVIQPPDASAIEKVKDDPFASIRARRTRLQAALLEKVPRGVIQFSKKLVSLEDLGENKGVHLVFKDGTETTADLVVGADGIRSIVRRTLFPDHHLHVTGNTAFRVLVPVNSIAHLTDFPTSNGWWHVLNGHLYFSHVDDESERELCEITIRSYNESVTPDRTATWAIPVTNEQVQARTGEYDPRIKKLLNVVPEGSWREFAMVAGPCLKDITAWNKIALIGDASHPLSGAFGSGAAFAMEDGWILARAIEYSVNSKTGLGDALEIFQRIRGPYYERMYEFLDRKGKEIQESRKGDDFERIIKVRVQGFGLVSGTLDWIYKNDIEEVWKAYVDGEQAAKL; translated from the exons ATGAGCTCGCCCAAGCAAatatccatcgccatcatcggtGGCGGTCCAGGAGGACTGGGTACGGCCATCGCACTATCAGAACTCCCATACGTATCTGTCAAACTATACGAACAAGCACCCGAGCCACGCGAAGTCGGTGCCGGAATCACCATTAGTCGGAATGGGTGGAATGTGCTGCGGTTACTTGGGGCTGCGGATGGGGTGAAGGGTGCGAAGCAGGGACATTCGTGGCAGAG GAATGGAAGGACAGGAGAACCTGTGATTCAACCGCCAGATGCGTCGGCGATTGAGAAGGTAAAGGATGACCCGTTTGCTTCGATTAGGGCTCGGCGGACGCGGTTGCAGGCGGcgctgctggagaaggtccCGCGGGGTGTCATTCAATTCAGCAAGAAGCTCGTCTCGCTAGAGGATCTTGGCGAGAATAAAGGAGTCCATCTGGTATTCAAAGACGGGACGGAAACGACTGCGGATCTTGTTGTCGGGGCTGATGGGATTCGATCG ATTGTTCGGCGAACGTTGTTTCCAGATCACCATCTGCACGTTACAG GAAACACCGCATTCCGCGTCCTCGTCCCGGTCAACTCAATCGCCCATCTGACCGACTTTCCAACATCCAACGGATGGTGGCATGTATTGAACGGACACCTGTACTTCTCCCACGTAGACGACGAGTCCGAGAGAGAGCTCTGCGAGATCACAATCAGATCATATAATGAGTCCGTAACCCCCGACAGGACAGCGACCTGGGCGATACCAGTGACGAATGAACAGGTCCAAGCTCGAACTGGG GAATACGACCCCCGCATCAAGAAGCTCCTCAACGTCGTCCCCGAAGGATCCTGGCGCGAGTTCGCAATGGTAGCCGGCCCATGTCTCAAGGACATAACAGCGTGGAATAAAATCGCCCTTATCGGCGACGCGAGCCATCCTCTGTCTGGGGCGTTCGGGTCTGGGGCTGCGTTTGCTATGGAGGATGGCTGGATTCTGGCTCGGGCTATTGAGTACTCAGTTAACTCGAAGACGGGTCTTGGGGATGCGTTGGAGATTTTTCAGCGCATTCGGGGGCCTTATTATGAGCGGAT GTATGAGTTTCTTGATCGAAAGGGGAAGGAGATTCAGGAGTCTCGCAAAGGGGATGATTTTGAGCGTATCATTAAAGTGAGAGTGCAAGGATTTGGTCTTGTGAGCGGCACGCTAGACTGGATCTATAAGAATGACATTGAGGAGGTCTGGAAGGCGTATGTGGATGGTGAGCAGGCGGCCAAATTATAG